The Natronolimnobius baerhuensis DNA segment CTGTCGGGCGTCTATCTGTACTGGTGGCACTCGGGCTTTACCGCACCGGGAACCATCTCGCTGGCCGTCCTGACGTTCCTGGGACTACTCACGCTGCTCGTCGAATTTTTCGGCGGGTCGATTGCGGCACGGGCTGGCGGTGCCTCCTGGTCGACGACCGCGGCTGCCGCCGCCGTTGGCATCCTGCTCATGCTCGTCACTGGCCCGCTCGGGCTGATCGTCGGCCTGTTCGGGACTGTCTTCGCCCTCGAGTTCGTCCGCGGCGGTGACGTCGATGGCAGTGTTCAGTCGGCACTGTATGCGACCGGCGGCATCCTCGCGTCGACGGCTGTCCAGGCACTGTTGACGATTTCGATACTGTTCGGCTTTGTCATCGCAGTCTTCG contains these protein-coding regions:
- a CDS encoding DUF456 domain-containing protein codes for the protein MVDAITIVAVLLLVGGVVGTLVPLVPGGLLSLSGVYLYWWHSGFTAPGTISLAVLTFLGLLTLLVEFFGGSIAARAGGASWSTTAAAAAVGILLMLVTGPLGLIVGLFGTVFALEFVRGGDVDGSVQSALYATGGILASTAVQALLTISILFGFVIAVFVF